A window of the Cuculus canorus isolate bCucCan1 chromosome 3, bCucCan1.pri, whole genome shotgun sequence genome harbors these coding sequences:
- the MSH5 gene encoding mutS protein homolog 5 — protein MSVRMSATSATSCTLVPPLGPEQEDQECSETHMSVLWYAGQLAITYYDTEDCSIYFMPDVADNEDLKLLQKVIGEVSPRCIVTSAKQDQNIAKFLTNLTTNNGDKDIRKPEIVLFPNIDFGLEVSKQRILSRQFPFIPSHMTATEKILYLSSIIPFESPLMIRALGGLLKFLDRRRIGVELEDSTTAVPILAFKKYVLSDTVNMDQDTYCVLQIFKSDIHPSVYKLSGGLKEGFSLYGILNRCKCKWGEKLLRLWLTRPTRNLAELNKRLDVIHFFLQAQNHETVLTLQGCLKNIKNVPLILKRMTLSNTKVSDWQALHKTVYSAVCLRDTCRSLPNTIGLFQTISHIFTDDLQYIGSLISKVVDFEGSSSENRFTVRPNVDPTIDEKKRKLMGLSDFLTEVARKELEALDNHIPSCCVIYIPLIGFLLSIPRLPTMVDKSDFEIEGLDFMFLSEDKLHYRSARTKELDSLLGDLHCEIRDQETLIMHQLQTKILEKSEVLNSVVEYTAHLDVLLALAEMARENAYCRPQFTHRHGFHIKDGRHPLMELCAKTFVANPIYSGEATRRIKIITGPNSSGKSVYLKQVGLIVFMALIGSYVPAAEAEIGVIDAIYTRIHSRESVSVGLSTFMIDLNQVAKAVNNATERSLVLIDEFGKGTNTLDGLSLLAAVLRYWISQGTRCPQIFVSTNFHSLMQLELLPDTPLLEYLTMETHQDGDELIFFYQIKQGMSTVSHAANIAALAGMPAKIIERGMEVSELIRNGKAIKRIDHPSKVDWMEKCKSVVEKFLRLDLEDPQLDLEEFMREEVLPSAASVL, from the coding sequence ATGTCTGTCAGAATGAGTGCCACATCAGCCACAAGTTGCACCTTGGTGCCACCCCTTGGGCCCGAACAAGAGGACCAAGAGTGCTCTGAGACACACATGTCTGTTTTGTGGTATGCAGGGCAGCTTGCCATTACTTATTATGATACAGAAGATTGCTCAATCTACTTCATGCCTGACGTGGCTGATAATGAAGACCTCAAGCTACTGCAAAAAGTGATCGGGGAAGTTAGTCCTCGATGTATAGTGACCAGCGCAAAACAGGACCAGAATATTGCAAAATTCCTGACCAACCTAACAACCAACAATGGTGATAAAGATataagaaaaccagaaattgtCCTGTTTCCTAACATAGATTTTGGCCTAGAAGTAAGCAAACAACGGATCCTATCTAGGCAATTTCCATTCATCCCATCTCATATGACTGCAACGGAGAAAATTCTCTACTTGTCCTCAATCATCCCTTTTGAGAGCCCTCTCATGATACGAGCCCTAGGGGGACTCCTTAAGTTCCTAGACAGGAGAAGGATTGGAGTTGAGCTTGAAGATAGCACCACTGCAGTTCCTATTTTGGCCtttaaaaagtatgttttgTCAGATACTGTGAATATGGACCAAGACACTTACTGTGTCctgcagatatttaaaagtGATATCCATCCTTCTGTGTACAAACTCTCTGGTGGATTAAAAGAAGGATTCAGTTTATATGGAATTTTAAACCGTTGCAAATGCAAATGGGGAGAAAAACTGCTGAGGCTGTGGCTCACACGACCTACTCGGAACTTGGCAGAGCTCAACAAACGGCTAGATGTTATCCACTTCTTCCTACAGGCTCAGAACCATGAAACGGTCCTCACTCTTCAAGGTTGCCtcaagaatattaaaaatgtgcCCCTTATTCTAAAAAGAATGACTCTTTCCAACACAAAAGTTAGTGACTGGCAAGCACTCCATAAGACAGTGTACAGCGCAGTGTGCCTTCGAGACACATGTCGTTCCCTGCCCAACACTATTGGACTCTTTCAGACCATTTCACACATCTTCACTGATGATCTGCAGTACATTGGTAGTCTGATCAGCAAAGTGGTGGACTTTGAAGGTAGCAGCTCAGAGAACCGCTTCACTGTTAGACCCAATGTGGACCCCACTATCGATGAGAAGAAACGAAAGCTGATGGGACTGTCAGACTTCCTTACAGAAGTGGCACGAAAAGAACTGGAGGCCTTGGACAATCATATTCCCTCCTGTTGTGTGATTTACATTCCTTTGATTGGATTCCTTCTCTCCATTCCAAGGCTACCGACTATGGTGGATAAGAGTGACTTTGAAATCGAAGGCTTGGACTTCATGTTCTTGTCAGAGGATAAATTGCACTACAGAAGTGCCAGGACTAAGGAGCTAGACAGCCTGCTGGGTGACTTGCACTGTGAGATCAGAGACCAGGAAACCCTTATTATGCACCAGCTGCAGACAAAGATCTTGGAGAAGTCTGAAGTGCTTAACAGTGTGGTTGAGTATACTGCACACCTAGACGTGCTACTAGCTTTGGCAGAGATGGCCCGGGAGAATGCCTATTGTAGGCCACAATTTACTCATCGCCATGGCTTCCACATCAAGGATGGAAGACATCCACTCATGGAACTATGTGCAAAGACTTTTGTGGCCAATCCCATTTACAGTGGCGAGGCTACCAGACGAATAAAGATCATCACAGGGCCCAACTCATCTGGAAAAAGTGTCTACTTAAAGCAAGTAGGTCTTATAGTATTCATGGCTCTAATTGGCAGCTACGTCCCTGCAGCTGAGGCAGAAATTGGAGTGATTGATGCGATTTACACAAGAATCCACAGTAGGGAATCAGTTTCTGTAGGGCTCTCTACTTTCATGATTGATCTTAACCAGGTTGCCAAGGCAGTAAACAATGCCACAGAGAGGTCTTTGGTACTTATTGACGAGTTTGGTAAAGGGACCAACACGCTGGATGGCCTGTCCCTTCTGGCTGCTGTTCTGAGGTACTGGATCAGTCAAGGAACCCGGTGTCCACAGATCTTTGTCTCCACTAATTTTCACAGTTTAATGCAGCTAGAACTCCTGCCTGACACACCTCTTCTGGAATACCTGACCATGGAGACTCACCAAGATGGAGATGAGTTGATATTTTTCTATCAGATCAAACAGGGCATGTCCACTGTTAGTCATGCTGCCAACATTGCTGCATTAGCAGGAATGCCAGCCAAAATTATTGAAAGAGGAATGGAAGTGTCAGAACTGATTCGTAATGGAAAAGCTATCAAACGTATTGATCATCCTTCAAAAGTAGATTGGATGGAAAAATGTAAGTCTGTTGTGGAGAAGTTTCTTCGCCTAGACCTTGAGGATCCCCAGCTGGACTTAGAAGAGTTCATGCGTGAAGAGGTGCTGCCTTCTGCAGCCTCAGTCCTGTAG